From the Phyllopteryx taeniolatus isolate TA_2022b chromosome 16, UOR_Ptae_1.2, whole genome shotgun sequence genome, one window contains:
- the angptl6 gene encoding angiopoietin-related protein 6 has product MEYAPVIGLSLLLALSLDPLQVNGLRSIRETTEKHPPSSSDVKAGRCSYTFIVPQQKLSGALCLDTKAASTAANQSEVAALRAELKRQQEQLESLQTLLEQEGSFVTEMRILRKESNGMNSRIAQLYSQLLHEVIHKKDQALEQRRVENLLLNATTHALQVASNFRELEKKYGALTSMMSSQSQLIARLEKQCQCKEASQSDPVQMEPPKSRSGALLNDSSEISNDLQRDQNALQQDNPLGALLIPSTTASPLTAQPVISFPVTKTPGPWRDCQQVLDSGETTSGIYLLRLQSANRLLQAWCEQNQAQGGWTVIQRRQDGSVNFFRTWEQYKQGFGNLDGEYWLGLEHLYWLAKQTKYKLRVVLDDWQGRQVFAEYDSFRLESESDGYRLRVGQYRGNAGDSLSWHNNKAFTTLDRDKDGYTGNCAHYQKGGWWYHMCAHSNLNGVWYRGGHYRSRYQDGVYWAEFHGGSYSLKRVLMMLKPI; this is encoded by the exons ATGGAGTATGCACCAGTAATAGGACTGAGTCTTCTCTTGGCGTTAAGTCTGGACCCGCTACAAGTCAATGGCCTGAGATCCATTAGAGAGACCACGGAGAAACATCCGCCAAGTTCCTCGGACGTCAAAGCGGGCCGTTGCTCCTATACGTTCATCGTTCCCCAGCAGAAACTATCCGGAGCGCTGTGCTTGGACACGAAGGCCGCCAGCACTGCCGCCAACCAGTCGGAGGTGGCTGCGTTGCGGGCGGAGCTGAAGCGCCAGCAGGAGCAGCTGGAGAGCCTGCAGACCCTGTTGGAGCAGGAGGGCAGCTTCGTTACGGAGATGAGAATCCTGCGCAAGGAGAGCAACGGCATGAACTCCCGCATCGCCCAGCTCTACAGCCAGCTGCTGCACGAGGTCATCCACAAGAAGGACCAGGCATTGGAGCAACGCAGGGTGGAGAACCTCCTGCTTAACGCGACAACGCAT GCGCTACAGGTGGCCAGCAACTTCAGGGAGCTGGAGAAAAAATACGGTGCGCTTACGTCAATGATGAGCTCCCAAAGTCAACTGATTGCCCGGCTGGAGAAGCAATGCCAATGTAAGGAGGCCTCCCAGTCTGACCCG GTGCAGATGGAACCGCCAAAAAGCCGCTCCGGCGCTCTCCTTAATGACAGCTCTGAAATCAGCAACGATCTTCAAAGGGACCAAAATGCTCTGCAGCAAGACAACCCTTTGGGAGCGCTTCTGATTCCCAGCACCACCGCCAGTCCTCTGACGGCCCAGCCTGTCATTAGCTTCCCTGTCACCAAGACCCCAG GGCCGTGGCGGGACTGCCAACAAGTGCTGGACTCCGGCGAGACGACCAGCGGCATCTACCTGCTGCGCTTGCAGAGCGCCAATCGACTCCTGCAGGCCTGGTGTGAACAAAATCAAGCTCAGGGAGGCTGGACGGTCATCCAGAGGAGGCAGGACGGTTCCGTCAATTTCTTCAGGACCTGGGAGCAGTATAAG CAAGGCTTTGGGAACCTGGATGGCGAGTACTGGCTGGGCCTGGAGCACCTCTACTGGCTGGCCAAACAAACCAAATACAAGCTGCGTGTGGTTCTGGACGACTGGCAGGGTCGGCAGGTGTTCGCAGAGTACGACAGCTTCCGGCTAGAGTCGGAGAGCGACGGGTACCGACTGCGGGTAGGACAGTATCGCGGCAACGCGGGCGACTCGCTATCGTGGCACAACAACAAGGCCTTCACCACTCTGGATCGCGACAAAGACGGCTACACAG GTAACTGTGCCCACTACCAGAAAGGAGGCTGGTGGTATCACATGTGCGCCCACTCCAACCTGAATGGCGTGTGGTATCGGGGCGGGCACTATCGCAGCCGTTATCAAGACGGCGTCTACTGGGCGGAATTCCACGGAGGCTCCTACTCACTCAAGCGGGTCCTCATGATGCTCAAGCCCATATAG
- the ppan gene encoding suppressor of SWI4 1 homolog isoform X2 yields MGKSKTKNQKKSRAEANHVAQETYRSVPHSFVFHRGQVGKNVAQLITDVRRVMEPYTAEHLKVRKKNVLKDFVAVAGPIGVTHFMIFGKTPAGVTMRLARLPKGPTLYFKVLKYTLMKDVVSSLKKHRMHGKQFTHHPLLILNNFGSNGMHIKLMATMFQNMFPSINVHKVLLNTIKRCVLLNYSPETQEIEFRHYLKVVPVGMSRGVKKLMQERFPNMSKFEDISELMMKGAKLSESEAEQDGEHNITELPQVYSGRGNMASEQSAIRLTEIGPRMTLQLTKIQDGMAGGNVMYHATISKTEEDIQEILQRKEAQMKAKAERRKKQEKNVAQKKKQKEEHKKKSLAGIKRKADDKDKDNEVEDPGVQDGGAGAAVESDDEAEYYRQAVGEEPDEDMFLKKRRSKDGPRGPAKKMRKLNGNKTSGQDKGAKRSVPGGRYKDKQEKKFGNQEKKPFGKKQSPGGKPFRKKTSDRENRFGGKKKFEGKRTFSGKINKGKAFQSKSKKSKGVFNKKSGGGAKQGFKHKKGKG; encoded by the exons ATGGGCAAGTCGAAG ACCAAAAATCAGAAGAAGTCCCGAGCAGAGGCCAACCATGTGGCCCAGGAGACGTACCGATCCGTCCCCCACTCGTTCGTCTTCCATCGGGGTCAGGTGGGGAAAAACGTGGCTCAGCTCATCACAGATGTCAGGAGAGTCATGGAGCCCTACACTGCAGAGCATTTAAAG GTCAGGAAAAAGAATGTGCTGAAAGACTTTGTAGCCGTAGCAGGACCAATAGGAGTGACACACTTCATGATCTTCGGCAAGACGCCCGCCGGTGTTACTATG AGGCTGGCAAGACTCCCCAAAGGGCCGACGCTCTACTTCAAAGTGCTCaag TACACTCTGATGAAAGACGTGGTCTCGTCTCTAAAGAAGCACCGGATGCACGGGAAGCAGTTCACGCACCACCCGCTGCTCATCCTCAACAACTTTGGATCCAACGGCATGCACATCAAACTGATGGCCACCATGTTCCAGAACATGTTCCCCTCCATTAATGTGCACAAG GTGCTCCTCAACACTATCAAGAGGTGCGTGTTGCTCAACTACAGCCCGGAGACCCAGGAAATCGAGTTCCGGCATTA CCTGAAGGTGGTCCCGGTGGGCATGAGCCGCGGTGTCAAGAAGCTGATGCAGGAGAGGTTCCCCAACATGAGCAAATTTGAGGACATCAGTGAGCTGATGATGAA AGGGGCGAAACTTTCGGAAAGCGAAGCAGAACAGGACGGCGAGCACAACATCACCGAGCTGCCGCAGGTGTATTCGGGCCGAGGCAACATGGCGTCCGAGCAGAGCGCCATCCGTTTGACGGAG ATCGGGCCTCGAATGACTCTGCAGCTGACCAAGATACAAGATGGCATGGCGGGGGGGAACGTCATGTATCACGCCACCA TCTCAAAAACGGAGGAGGACATCCAGGAGATCCTACAGAGGAAAGAGGCCCAGATGAAGGCCAAAGCGGAACGCCGGAAGAAGCAGGAGAAGAACGTCGCTcagaagaaaaagcaaaaggaGGAACACAA GAAGAAGAGCCTAGCAGGCATCAAAAGGAAAGCAGATGATAAGGACAAGGACAACGAGGTGGAGGATCCAGGCGTGCAGGACGGTGGAGCGGGGGCGGCCGTGGAGTCAGATGACGAGGCCGAGTACTACAGGCAGGCTGTGGGAGAGGAGCCGGATGAAG ATATGTTCCTCAAGAAGAGGAGAAGCAAAGATGGACCTCGAGGGCCTGCCAAAAAGATGAGGAAACTCAATGGCAATAAAACATCTGGCCAAGATAAAGGTGCAAAAAGAAGTGTCCCAGGAGGGCGGTACAAGGATAAACAGGAAAAGAAATTTGGCAACCAAGAGAAGAAACCATTTGGGAAGAAACAGTCGCCTGGAGGAAAGCCATTCCGAAAGAAAACCAGCGACAGGGAAAATAGGTTTGGGGGCAAGAAGAAATTTGAAGGCAAGAGAACTTTCTCCGGAAAGATAAATAAAGGCAAAGCGTTCCAGTCCAAGAGCAAGAAGAGCAAAGGGGTCTTCAACAAGAAAAGTGGCGGGGGAGCAAAGCAAGGCTTCAAACACAAGAAGGGAAAAGGCTGA
- the ppan gene encoding suppressor of SWI4 1 homolog isoform X1 produces the protein MGKSKTKNQKKSRAEANHVAQETYRSVPHSFVFHRGQVGKNVAQLITDVRRVMEPYTAEHLKVRKKNVLKDFVAVAGPIGVTHFMIFGKTPAGVTMRLARLPKGPTLYFKVLKYTLMKDVVSSLKKHRMHGKQFTHHPLLILNNFGSNGMHIKLMATMFQNMFPSINVHKVLLNTIKRCVLLNYSPETQEIEFRHYSLKVVPVGMSRGVKKLMQERFPNMSKFEDISELMMKGAKLSESEAEQDGEHNITELPQVYSGRGNMASEQSAIRLTEIGPRMTLQLTKIQDGMAGGNVMYHATISKTEEDIQEILQRKEAQMKAKAERRKKQEKNVAQKKKQKEEHKKKSLAGIKRKADDKDKDNEVEDPGVQDGGAGAAVESDDEAEYYRQAVGEEPDEDMFLKKRRSKDGPRGPAKKMRKLNGNKTSGQDKGAKRSVPGGRYKDKQEKKFGNQEKKPFGKKQSPGGKPFRKKTSDRENRFGGKKKFEGKRTFSGKINKGKAFQSKSKKSKGVFNKKSGGGAKQGFKHKKGKG, from the exons ATGGGCAAGTCGAAG ACCAAAAATCAGAAGAAGTCCCGAGCAGAGGCCAACCATGTGGCCCAGGAGACGTACCGATCCGTCCCCCACTCGTTCGTCTTCCATCGGGGTCAGGTGGGGAAAAACGTGGCTCAGCTCATCACAGATGTCAGGAGAGTCATGGAGCCCTACACTGCAGAGCATTTAAAG GTCAGGAAAAAGAATGTGCTGAAAGACTTTGTAGCCGTAGCAGGACCAATAGGAGTGACACACTTCATGATCTTCGGCAAGACGCCCGCCGGTGTTACTATG AGGCTGGCAAGACTCCCCAAAGGGCCGACGCTCTACTTCAAAGTGCTCaag TACACTCTGATGAAAGACGTGGTCTCGTCTCTAAAGAAGCACCGGATGCACGGGAAGCAGTTCACGCACCACCCGCTGCTCATCCTCAACAACTTTGGATCCAACGGCATGCACATCAAACTGATGGCCACCATGTTCCAGAACATGTTCCCCTCCATTAATGTGCACAAG GTGCTCCTCAACACTATCAAGAGGTGCGTGTTGCTCAACTACAGCCCGGAGACCCAGGAAATCGAGTTCCGGCATTA CAGCCTGAAGGTGGTCCCGGTGGGCATGAGCCGCGGTGTCAAGAAGCTGATGCAGGAGAGGTTCCCCAACATGAGCAAATTTGAGGACATCAGTGAGCTGATGATGAA AGGGGCGAAACTTTCGGAAAGCGAAGCAGAACAGGACGGCGAGCACAACATCACCGAGCTGCCGCAGGTGTATTCGGGCCGAGGCAACATGGCGTCCGAGCAGAGCGCCATCCGTTTGACGGAG ATCGGGCCTCGAATGACTCTGCAGCTGACCAAGATACAAGATGGCATGGCGGGGGGGAACGTCATGTATCACGCCACCA TCTCAAAAACGGAGGAGGACATCCAGGAGATCCTACAGAGGAAAGAGGCCCAGATGAAGGCCAAAGCGGAACGCCGGAAGAAGCAGGAGAAGAACGTCGCTcagaagaaaaagcaaaaggaGGAACACAA GAAGAAGAGCCTAGCAGGCATCAAAAGGAAAGCAGATGATAAGGACAAGGACAACGAGGTGGAGGATCCAGGCGTGCAGGACGGTGGAGCGGGGGCGGCCGTGGAGTCAGATGACGAGGCCGAGTACTACAGGCAGGCTGTGGGAGAGGAGCCGGATGAAG ATATGTTCCTCAAGAAGAGGAGAAGCAAAGATGGACCTCGAGGGCCTGCCAAAAAGATGAGGAAACTCAATGGCAATAAAACATCTGGCCAAGATAAAGGTGCAAAAAGAAGTGTCCCAGGAGGGCGGTACAAGGATAAACAGGAAAAGAAATTTGGCAACCAAGAGAAGAAACCATTTGGGAAGAAACAGTCGCCTGGAGGAAAGCCATTCCGAAAGAAAACCAGCGACAGGGAAAATAGGTTTGGGGGCAAGAAGAAATTTGAAGGCAAGAGAACTTTCTCCGGAAAGATAAATAAAGGCAAAGCGTTCCAGTCCAAGAGCAAGAAGAGCAAAGGGGTCTTCAACAAGAAAAGTGGCGGGGGAGCAAAGCAAGGCTTCAAACACAAGAAGGGAAAAGGCTGA
- the LOC133466073 gene encoding eukaryotic translation initiation factor 3 subunit G: MPSIDYDDSKPSWADQVEEEVDEGTLPPLKETIKGNIKTITEYKIDDDGKKLKIVRTFKIETRKASKAVARRKNWKKFGNSEFDAAGPNVATTTVSDDVFMTFISSKEDLNSQDQDEDPMNKLKGQKIVSCRICKGDHWTTRCPYKDTLGPMQKELAEQLGLSTTDKDKPAGSAEPEPVQPAQSKTGKYVPPSLRDGGTRRGESMQPNRRADDNATIRVTNLSEDTRETDLQELFRPFGSISRIYLAKDKNTGQSKGFAFISFHRREDAARAIAGVSGFGYDHLILNVEWAKPSNN, translated from the exons ATGCCGTCGATCGACTACGACGA CTCCAAGCCCAGCTGGGCCGACCAAGTCGAAGAAGAAGTAGACGAAG GAACGCTTCCACCCCTCAAAGAAACCATCAAAGGAAACATCAAAACTATTACAGAGTACAAAATCGACGACGATGGAAAGAAGTTGAAG ATTGTGCGGACGTTCAAGATTGAGACCAGGAAAGCCTCCAAAGCTGTGGCAAGGAGGAAG AACTGGAAGAAATTCGGCAACTCCGAGTTTGACGCCGCGGGCCCGAATGTGGCCACCACCACCGTCAGCGACGATGTCTTCATGACGTTCATCTCCAGCAAAGAG GATCTGAACTCCCAAGACCAGGATGAGGACCCCATGAACAAGCTGAAGGGGCAGAAGATCGTGTCTTGTCGTATCTGTAAAGGCGACCACTGGACCACCCGCTGTCCCTACAAGGACACGCTGGGCCCCATGCAGAAGGAGCTGGCCGAGCAGCTCGGCCTCTCCACCACCGACAAGGACAAGCCCGCCGGCTCAG CCGAACCAGAGCCCGTGCAGCCTGCACAGAGCAAGACTGGCAAGTACGTGCCCCCCAGCCTGAGGGACGGTGGCACGCGCAGAGGCGAGTCCATGCAGCCCAACCGCAGAG CTGACGACAACGCCACCATCCGCGTGACCAACCTGTCCGAGGACACCCGCGAGACTGACCTGCAGGAGCTCTTCAGACCCTTCGGCTCCATCTCCAGAATCTATCTGGCCAAAGACAAGAACACTGGGCAGTCCAAG GGCTTCGCGTTCATCAGTTTCCACCGTCGCGAGGACGCGGCTAGAGCCATCGCGGGCGTGTCAGGATTCGGATACGATCATCTTATTCTCAATGTTGAATGGGCCAA accATCAAACAACTGA
- the LOC133465899 gene encoding eukaryotic translation initiation factor 3 subunit G-like, producing MSHDEPERVQPAQRKTDKYVPPWLRDGGTRRGESMQPNRRADDNATIRVTNLSEDTRETDLQELFRPFGSISRIYLAKDKNTGQSKGFAFIRFHRREDAARAIAGVSGFGYDHPVLNVEWAKPSNK from the exons ATGTCACATG ACGAACCAGAGCGCGTGCAGCCGGCGCAGAGAAAGACTGACAAGTACGTGCCCCCCTGGCTGAGGGATGGTGGCACGCGCAGAGGAGAGTCCATGCAGCCCAACCGCAGAG CTGACGACAACGCCACCATCCGCGTGACCAACCTGTCCGAGGACACCCGTGAGACTGACCTGCAGGAGCTCTTCAGACCCTTCGGCTCCATCTCCAGAATCTATCTGGCCAAAGACAAGAACACTGGGCAGTCCAAG GGCTTCGCGTTCATCCGTTTCCACCGTCGTGAAGATGCGGCCAGAGCCATCGCAGGCGTGTCAGGATTCGGATACGATCATCCTGTTCTCAACGTTGAATGGGCAAA accatcaaacaaatga